In Mytilus galloprovincialis chromosome 1, xbMytGall1.hap1.1, whole genome shotgun sequence, the following are encoded in one genomic region:
- the LOC143052900 gene encoding XK-related protein 6-like: MISRKFPYDRRVKYEVGDKIGDIAEGQDDVDGPHCRQPKPNIIDTNSPLIVDGIDGSGPTIDKNINEDNSKSCCRNDCTLEYSSSEKYPFQFRVIDLLAAVLSIVFFLFDVISDVVLAEEYYRFQRRIPFVFTISFIIFPHVVLNAINISWYCNDYSEEKKSEKPTKTLVWFIRVLFSIPFMLGPVVRNVEYIHYGFKSKSRSLSESERRYFYKMVLCENADAAMLRMIEAFLESAPQLVLQIYIIMTEANNDGPLMEIVRPAAMIGSGIGVSWSLVSYQKALRLSYNRKERKLSLLAVIFYYVWKSCEVAPRIILLSLSAAQFGYHMLVATGIHWVLMSIWVGRQNQEMYDKMRDKIVHYIVIGYVLIFCFQNVQKGKTRYRVMFYYFVTFVENIIMLILWAYFTHDERECIYLVVIVSVPSCMVIQIIVQLLYYKCSHPEHKNIWLC; this comes from the exons ATGATAAGCAGAAAGTTTCCATACGACAGAAGGGTGAAATATGAAGTCGGTGATAAGATTGGAGATATTGCTGAGGGACAAGACGATGTTGATGGACCACATTGTAGGCAGCCTAAACCTAACATCATTGATACAAACAGTCCACTTATTGTTGACGGCATCGATGGAAGTGGTCCAACGAtagataaaaatatcaatgaagaCAATTCCAAAAGCTGCTGTAGGAATGATTGCACGCTTGAATACTCCAGTTCTGAGAAATATCCCTTTCAGTTCCGTGTCATAGACTTACTTGCAGCAGTTTTGTCAATAGTATTTTTCCTATTTGATGTGATTTCAGACGTGGTTCTTGCTGAAGAATATTATCGGTTTCAAAGACGGATTCCGTTTGTATTTACTATATCGTTCATCATCTTTCCTCATGTTGTATTGAATGCCATCAATATCTCCTGGTACTGTAATGACTATTCCGAAGAAAAGAAAAGCGAAAAGCCAACAAAGACACTAGTGTGGTTTATAAGAGTTTTGTTTTCTATACCTTTTATGCTTGGACCTGTGGTAAg AAATGTGGAATATATTCATTACggatttaaaagcaaatcaagATCATTGTCTGAAAGTGAAAGACGTTATTTCTATAAAATGGTTTTATGTGAAAATGCAGATGCTGCCATGTTAAGGATGATTGAAGCTTTCCTAGAATCTGCTCCACAGCTAGTTTTAcagatatatataataatgaCAGAAGCTAATAATGATGGACCTTTGATGG AAATCGTCCGACCTGCAGCAATGATTGGATCTGGTATTGGGGTATCCTGGTCGTTGGTATCCTATCAAAAGGCACTCAGATTATCatataatagaaaagaaaggAAACTATCCCTGTTGGCAGTGATTTTCTACTATGTCTGGAAATCTTGTGAAGTTGCACCAAGAATAATCCTATTATCACTTTCTGCAGCTCAGTTTGGCTACCATATGCTTGTAGCCACAGGTATTCATTGGGTCTTAATGTCAATTTGGGTTGGGCGTCAGAATCAGGAAATGTATGATAAAATGAGAGATAAAATTGTACATTATATTGTCATTGGATatgtattgatattttgtttCCAAAATGTACAGAAGGGTAAAACTCGATACCGAgtcatgttttattattttgtaacatttgtagAAAACATCATCATGTTAATACTATGGGCATACTTTACACATGATGAAAGAGAATGTATTTACCTCGTCGTAATCGTCTCAGTACCTTCATGCATGGTAATTCAGATTATTGTTCAGTTATTGTATTATAAATGTAGTCATCctgaacataaaaatatttggctTTGTTAA